The following are encoded together in the Oscillatoria sp. FACHB-1407 genome:
- a CDS encoding SMR family transporter: MYLFIAIVAALAYSVGGIFMKLSEGYEKLVPTILVYLFFVGGASLQIWLLSRNPNLGVNGLIVSGLDALCTVLFGILLFKEGYTATKLVGVFLVVVGAIFLRSETA; encoded by the coding sequence ATGTATCTCTTCATTGCAATCGTTGCTGCGCTTGCCTATTCCGTTGGTGGCATCTTCATGAAGCTATCTGAGGGTTACGAAAAATTAGTGCCGACTATTCTGGTTTATCTGTTCTTTGTCGGTGGAGCCAGTCTTCAAATTTGGTTGTTATCGCGGAATCCCAACTTAGGAGTAAATGGGTTGATTGTATCTGGGTTAGATGCATTGTGCACTGTGCTATTTGGCATTCTTCTATTTAAAGAAGGTTATACTGCCACCAAATTAGTGGGTGTCTTTTTGGTTGTTGTGGGTGCCATCTTTTTGAGATCTGAGACAGCTTGA
- a CDS encoding NB-ARC domain-containing protein codes for MEDLLMTSEEALVLLDSILPGQKLKDIQELVFRYSWQGWTYSRIADHAGYDIGHIRDVGSKLWQQLSRACGEQVTKKNVQAALRRQILPQNASPLPPTSFPLEVLERSELRPPTQPTQPQKLQAPGRSKSVANPNQYWGESIDVPIFYGRTHELEVLEQWIVEDQCRLVALLGMGGIGKTTLAIKLAEQLQDQFDTLIWQSLRNAPPIEEVMTHLIHVLSESQMSSAKQQAIAETLDSQMSQLMGYLRTSRCLLVFDNIEAILESSYANTLNHGQVGQYRDGYEAYGELFRRIGVERHTSCLVLTSREKPKTLDPLEGKTLPVRTLALTGLSLPAVQAIATHNGCFCQSPNEWNCLMERYSGNPLALKIVSTTVQELFDGDVSQFLEQETLAFGNITTLLDEQFHRLSELEKQVMYWLAVNREWVSIAELRSDLVTLTQLQLLEALQSLGRCSLVEKSAGQFTLQPVVMEYVTDRFIEQVSEEITTHTPRLLISHALMKAEAKDYIRDSQIRVILEPLATRLMQHWRSPKEVQYQLNQLLQTLKADYAMFAGYSGGNVINLLRYFEVDLRGYDFSGLRIWQAYLQNISLHGVNFSHADLGRSVFTETLATPSAVAFSPDGQLVATGDLRGEVRLWRSTDGKNLLTLKGHSSWVWSLAFSPDGATLASGSDDRTVKLWDLQTGQCRHTLSHEGSIWSVAYSADGKYFASGSEDQTVKLWDLHTGQCLKTLTGHDSWVRSIAFCPTSRLLASAGDDGTIKLWNLATGRCDRTLHGHRDRVWSIAFAPNSKQSYPSHLLASGSSDTTVRVWDCKTGRCLHVMQGHANWVRSVAFSPDGETVASGSEDHTIKLWNAFTGQCLQTIKGHANWVRSVAFSPNGETLASGSGDHSAKLWDVATGCCQRTLKGYTNRVWSVALSLDGNTLASGNDDYTVRVWRLPNAGNTDIQPDRVLRGHTNAVCAIAFGNSEAPAFSPTASVLASGSSDHTIKLWDLATGQCLQTLRGHTSRVWSVVFSPDGKTLASSSDDHTIKLWDVSLGQCRQTLHGHSNWVCAIAFNPNPDLPLLASASYDQTVKVWNIETGECLKTLEGHTNWVWSTAFSPDGKTLASGSGDHTIKLWDVETGECLKTLHGHTSRIWAIAFCPQAETQWLASSSSDHTIKVWNVETGECCHTLQGHSSMIWSVAFSADGRTLVSGSHDETVRLWDIETEHCSVVLKAEKPYDHMNITGVTGLTDAQITTLCALGAVAHPQ; via the coding sequence ATGGAAGATTTGCTGATGACATCCGAAGAAGCCTTAGTCTTACTTGACTCGATCCTGCCGGGGCAAAAGCTAAAGGATATTCAGGAGCTAGTATTTCGGTATTCCTGGCAAGGATGGACTTACTCTAGAATTGCAGATCATGCTGGATATGATATTGGTCATATTCGAGATGTTGGCTCTAAATTGTGGCAACAACTTTCCAGAGCTTGTGGAGAGCAAGTCACCAAAAAGAATGTGCAGGCAGCCCTGCGACGGCAAATTCTTCCACAAAATGCTTCACCCCTACCTCCAACCTCATTTCCCCTGGAAGTGCTTGAACGGTCAGAGCTTCGGCCTCCAACCCAGCCAACTCAGCCACAAAAACTGCAAGCTCCAGGACGCTCTAAATCAGTAGCCAACCCAAATCAATATTGGGGAGAGAGTATTGATGTCCCAATCTTTTATGGGCGTACTCATGAACTTGAAGTACTAGAGCAATGGATTGTTGAAGATCAATGCCGCTTGGTGGCCCTGTTGGGGATGGGGGGTATTGGTAAAACAACGTTAGCAATCAAGTTAGCCGAACAATTACAAGATCAATTTGATACTCTCATTTGGCAATCGCTGCGTAATGCTCCTCCTATTGAAGAGGTGATGACTCATCTGATTCATGTATTATCAGAATCACAGATGAGTTCGGCAAAACAACAGGCGATCGCTGAAACCCTAGATAGCCAAATGTCACAGTTGATGGGTTATCTGCGGACATCGCGATGTTTGCTCGTATTCGATAATATTGAAGCGATTTTAGAAAGTAGTTACGCGAATACCCTCAATCATGGGCAAGTTGGGCAGTATCGGGACGGTTATGAGGCTTACGGAGAGCTATTTCGTCGCATTGGAGTCGAACGTCATACCAGTTGTTTGGTGTTGACCAGTCGAGAAAAACCCAAAACATTAGACCCATTAGAAGGAAAAACATTGCCCGTTCGGACGTTGGCGTTAACGGGCTTAAGTCTGCCAGCGGTGCAGGCGATCGCGACCCACAATGGTTGTTTCTGCCAATCACCCAACGAGTGGAACTGTTTAATGGAGCGGTATTCGGGCAATCCGTTAGCTCTCAAAATTGTTTCAACAACAGTACAGGAATTATTTGATGGAGATGTCAGCCAATTTTTAGAGCAGGAGACACTTGCCTTTGGTAACATCACAACCTTGTTGGATGAACAGTTTCATCGGTTGTCAGAACTTGAGAAACAAGTCATGTATTGGCTAGCGGTCAACCGAGAATGGGTGTCGATCGCAGAATTGCGCTCTGATCTGGTCACACTGACTCAATTGCAGTTACTCGAAGCGTTGCAATCGTTGGGACGATGTTCCTTAGTGGAAAAGTCAGCGGGTCAATTCACGCTACAGCCCGTCGTGATGGAGTATGTCACCGATCGCTTTATCGAGCAGGTGAGTGAAGAAATCACAACGCACACTCCTCGCCTTTTAATCAGTCATGCGCTGATGAAAGCAGAGGCAAAAGATTACATTCGAGATAGTCAAATTCGAGTTATTCTTGAGCCTCTGGCGACTCGGTTAATGCAACACTGGCGATCGCCCAAAGAAGTACAATACCAACTCAATCAGTTATTGCAGACATTAAAAGCTGACTATGCCATGTTTGCTGGATATAGCGGTGGTAACGTGATCAATCTCTTGCGTTATTTTGAGGTTGACCTAAGGGGCTATGATTTTTCGGGTTTGCGGATCTGGCAGGCATACTTACAAAATATCAGCTTGCATGGGGTTAATTTTAGCCATGCTGACTTGGGGCGATCGGTGTTCACAGAAACGCTGGCAACGCCTTCTGCGGTAGCGTTTAGCCCGGATGGACAGTTGGTAGCGACGGGAGATTTAAGGGGAGAAGTACGGTTGTGGCGATCGACCGATGGCAAAAACCTGTTGACCTTGAAAGGGCACAGCAGTTGGGTCTGGTCGTTAGCGTTTAGTCCCGATGGGGCAACGCTTGCCAGTGGCAGTGACGATCGCACGGTCAAACTTTGGGACTTGCAGACAGGACAATGCCGTCATACCCTCAGTCATGAGGGGTCGATCTGGTCAGTTGCTTATAGTGCAGACGGTAAATATTTTGCGAGTGGTAGCGAAGATCAGACTGTAAAATTGTGGGATCTTCACACGGGGCAATGCCTGAAAACATTGACAGGACATGACAGTTGGGTGCGATCGATCGCCTTCTGCCCAACGTCACGGTTGCTAGCCAGTGCAGGCGATGACGGAACGATTAAACTGTGGAATTTGGCTACAGGACGCTGCGATCGCACCTTGCACGGACATCGCGATCGGGTCTGGTCGATTGCTTTTGCTCCTAACTCCAAGCAGAGTTACCCTTCTCATCTGCTGGCCAGTGGTAGCAGTGATACAACAGTCCGAGTGTGGGATTGTAAAACAGGTCGTTGTCTTCACGTCATGCAAGGACATGCGAATTGGGTGCGTTCAGTTGCCTTTAGCCCCGATGGAGAAACCGTTGCAAGCGGCAGTGAAGATCACACGATTAAGCTATGGAATGCATTCACAGGGCAATGTCTACAGACGATTAAAGGACATGCGAATTGGGTGCGTTCTGTTGCCTTTAGCCCCAATGGAGAAACCCTTGCCAGTGGCAGTGGCGATCACTCAGCCAAGCTTTGGGATGTGGCTACTGGCTGTTGTCAACGTACTCTAAAAGGCTATACCAATCGGGTTTGGTCTGTTGCTCTCAGCCTCGATGGCAACACCTTAGCCAGTGGCAACGATGACTACACCGTGAGGGTGTGGCGTCTGCCCAACGCGGGGAACACAGACATTCAGCCCGATCGCGTCTTGCGAGGTCACACGAATGCCGTTTGTGCGATCGCCTTTGGCAACAGTGAAGCTCCCGCCTTTAGCCCAACGGCATCGGTGTTAGCCAGTGGTAGTAGTGATCACACCATTAAACTCTGGGATCTAGCCACAGGACAATGTTTGCAAACCTTGCGAGGTCATACCAGTCGTGTCTGGTCAGTAGTCTTTAGCCCCGATGGCAAAACTTTGGCTAGCAGCAGCGATGACCACACGATCAAACTGTGGGATGTGTCACTTGGACAATGCCGACAGACGTTACACGGGCATAGCAACTGGGTTTGTGCGATCGCCTTCAATCCCAATCCTGATTTACCACTGCTTGCCAGTGCGAGCTATGACCAAACCGTGAAAGTATGGAATATAGAAACGGGGGAATGCCTTAAAACACTGGAGGGACACACCAACTGGGTTTGGTCAACGGCGTTCAGTCCCGATGGCAAAACGCTCGCCAGTGGTAGCGGCGACCATACGATCAAACTATGGGACGTGGAGACAGGTGAGTGTTTGAAAACGCTTCATGGACATACCAGTCGCATTTGGGCGATCGCCTTTTGTCCACAAGCAGAAACTCAATGGCTTGCGAGTAGTAGCAGCGACCACACGATTAAGGTGTGGAATGTGGAAACAGGTGAGTGTTGTCACACCTTGCAGGGACACAGCAGCATGATTTGGTCGGTCGCCTTTAGTGCTGACGGTCGCACCCTTGTAAGTGGTAGCCACGACGAAACGGTGCGGTTGTGGGATATTGAGACAGAGCATTGTTCTGTCGTGTTAAAAGCAGAAAAGCCTTACGATCACATGAACATTACGGGAGTAACAGGCTTGACCGATGCCCAGATCACCACACTCTGTGCGTTGGGTGCCGTTGCTCATCCCCAATGA